The genomic DNA GAAAAGTATatagactaaagttgaaagtaaaaaagtctTAGGGTTAAATTGTaaagggtcaagttattctacaaaggcttctaattgtaagaagtgtaagaaggatttatagagtgacaagtgtccaacaacctaaaactaaacccactataTCACCacaaaaaacctaaacacccacccccaccccaccatcacccaaaaacctaaccccccccccctctggcaaaaaaaaaaaaaaatatacctcaccaaaaaaacccccaaaaaacctaaccctacccccccaccccatcccccaaaaacctaaaaaaaacctaccccccaccccccccccaaaaaaaaacctaaaaaaacctaaccccccacctctcaaaaacctaaaaaaaaatctaaaaaaaactaaacacccccacccccaaaaacctaaaaaaaaaacctaaccccccaccccccaaaaacctaaaaaaaacctacccccaccccccaaaaacctaaaaaaacctaaccccccaccccctaaaaacctaaaaaaaacctaccctccccccacacacccacccccacccaaaaacctaaacccccaccccctcggcaaaaaaattttttttttggtgtgGGTGATGTGGGTGGGGAGGGGGGTAGGTTTTttgtggtggtggatgtttaagtttttttttttttagtggggtttttttgtgtagtggggtttttttaggttattggacacttgtcactctataaatccttcttacacttcttacaattaagATCCTTTGTATTTAATCCTAATCCAAATTGTAAAAACTATAAAAGTATTGGTTTAActggaaaaaaaattaaagataACCCACTAAAACCTATGTTACaaaatacaaaccatcatacTCACCTAAGTGACAaattaatatataataaattaaagagtaaacttccgttttgctctctgtgatttggtcactttaactgttttgccccaaacctttaaaaatagccattttactccctgatgttttggttttgttgccagtttgctccctgcggggagcaaaatggacaaacaaacaatttggatagagttagaggcggggagcaaactggcaaaaaaaccgaaacatcagggagcaaaatggctatttttaaaggtttgaagcaaaaccgttaaagtgaccaaaccacagggagaaaaacggaagtttactccaTATTTGTAACAAACCTCCAAGGCACAAGCCTGATCGGGTTTTATCGTAATGGGTTTTCGGACGACGGGTTTTCCCCAGAATTGATAATAGTGAGCACAAAATATGAACTCTGCGACCGTGGGCGTATAGGGTCACATTTAGCCATTGGATTACCTGGGTTTTTATATCGTTGACCGTTAAAAAAAGAAATACAACCATGGGTAAAACTTAAGAAGCTCAAGAATGTTGATAGTTAATATTGTATAACTATTATAGGCAATTGTGCAACAATAAAAACAGAGTTCATTGCTCCATATGTATatttttaacggtaaatttggattACTGACGGACCAGTAGAGTATCATCGGGCCACCAGCAGAATCagccgatcatatccatctccactagactATAATgactatacaccaattcagatgGAAACCCAATACATTTGAAAAACATTAAGCAAAATATCTATCTCtactaggctataatgcctatACCCCATGTTTTGTGGATATGTTCAACCCATACACCATACATATAATTTATTGATACGATACTGATATTCAGTACCGAATGATCATCCGTAATATTCTTAATCTTGACGCGTAATATTACACTCTTAATAGgtaataatattatataatattacGTAGCCAACTCTGCAAAAGTGTACACACACTTTATTACTCCATACCATTTCTCCATTTCCCCTTTCTCCAATTTCACATACAAATTGCACAAAAGATGAAGCGAAAATCAACAATAACCCACACCAGCAACATCTACAACGATGTTGAACATGAAGACCAACAAGACAGACTCAGCTCCTTACCAGATGTTCTTCTCATCTACATATTCTCCTTCATCGACACCAAACTAGCTCTTCAATCCCAAATTCTCTCCAAACGTTGGGTAAACCTCTGGACTCTGCTCCCTGTTCTCAACTTTGACTATTCATTCTTACAACGTTTCGATCATTTCATTCATAAAGTCTTAACTTACCGTAACGCTTCAATTAAGCTGGACGCTCTTAATATTAAACTTACTGATTACAACACAATGGCTACTGTTTTTAACTATGCCTTGGTTAATCGTGTCTCGAATTTGAGCATTGATACGTCTGATTACTTGACCAAATACCGCCCGATTCAATGTTTGAATGGTACTGATTCGTTGAGAAAGTTGGAGTTGAAAGGGATGTTTGAGTTCGGTAGGTTTTCGGTTTGTTCGGGTTTGGTTAAGTTAAGATTGGAGCGGGTTAAGATAGTTGAATCCGACCCGTTTTCGTGTTTTCCGAATTTAAAAGAGTTGTGTTTGGTGAATTGTAAGGTGGGGTTTGATTTGGCTGTGTTGGAAGTGATTGGGTTTGAGTTGTTGAGGTTGACGATTTCGTCGTGTTTTTATCATCCGGTTCCGTATGAGAAGCTTGTGCTTTTGACTCCTAAGCTTAAGGTGCTTGAGATTAGTGGGCTTATTCCGATGTCGTTTGAGGCTTGTGAGCTTCCGGGGTTGGATACTGTGCATATCGATTGTTGTTTTTCGTTTGTGCGATCGTTTGATAGGATTGTTCAGCAGCCGGATGAGGAGGAGCAGAAGGTTAATCTGATTAAGATGTTTTGGTGCATTAGAAATGCTAAATGTATTCATCTTTCGCCGTCGACTGTTAAGGTAAAGCTCTTGTTTTGCTTTCTTCATTGGTGTTTCAACATTCAAactagggctggcatatcgtgtcaacccgacctgttaagacacgaacacaaTAAGATACGAACCAGATACAGGCGAACACCaacacgacacgaaatcttatcgtgtcagaTTTTCCAAACACGAACACAAACCTGATAATAAACAGGTTACATGAAATGACTTGTTAAGATACGAAAAAATTACCAACATATCATACGACCTGTTAAGACATGAACACGATCAGTTATTGAATATATAAACTTTACTTCCAGGTATTGTTTTATTTAAACAAAACCTGTTAAGGTTAAAAACAAAACCTGTTAACTTcatgtaggttcgtgtcgtgttatcGTGTTCATGTAGAATTTGCTAGCCCTAATTCAAACTATTAATTGTATGATTGTATTATATCAGAGTTTATATTtccttgtttatgtattgtattGGCCCATGGCATATCATTGTGCtctatatatattttcttaattgTTGATTAATAGAAAAGCATTCActagaaacaaaccctagattACATATCAATTTGATTGAAATAACCCAAATTTTAACGGTTACAACCAGTGCTCTCATTTCGCTTCAATATGCAGCGCACCTGTCTTATTTTTCATTTATAAGTATATTTTTTGGtttgaagcttgtattttgtttaGACTTTAGACACATGCTTTGCGGTAAATTTTTATAACCAAGTATCTTTTTCTTTGGTTAAAGCTCCTCTCCCTATCTCATGAAAAGCTTGTTGAAGAACCTTGCCCATTTGTGAACCTTAAGGTTTTGAACCTTATCCCTCCACCAAACAAGCCCGTCGGTGAGCTTCATTCTTCTGTGGCGACCTATTTGCTCAAGGGTTCTCCACGAGCTGTTGTCAAGTCATTGCCCCGGTATGATCCCCTTACTGTTTTAAAATATATCTCCTGTGATCAGTATAGGTGACAAGTCAGTCACTTTATTTGTGAATCGGTTTATTCAGATTATGTTTTATCTCTAACATGTCAAACGGTAAAATTTTAATTTTCCTTCAAAAGAAAACATGTCACATAGGTTAAAACAGTTGGGTGTAACCTTGTCTATTGTGAATTTTAATACATAAAACCTCCTAAATCGTTCTATTAAAAGAATGATCATCGTTGACACGCCGATTGTATTACTAGACTCTATATCGTACACGTCAAAAAAGATGTTTGCCCAACCAATTATAAGACCGGTGGGTATGGGGAGGCTCATCCCCatgaggatgggccgccacgtcagCGCCACGTAGGAGGGGCTTGGAGATGATGGACCtaggggggtgggggatgaacccctttatatatatatatgtatgtatttataGATGTGTGTGTGTGGAGAGAGGAAGGAGGCCCGTCATCATCGGCTGGGGGAGGACGAAGTTCACGGGAGTAGGGGCGGCGACGGGCATGGGGGGTGGGAAGATGGGGCGGCGACTTGGGGACGGGCCGGAGGACGAGCCCCATTCCCTCCGGTCTAAGTGGGATTTTTGtgggtatgttttttttttttatttgacacaccaattattttagaaaaaaaaaagaattttgtACAAAAGGTGTTAAggtcaacccaacccaacccatttTGACCAAAACCAAAAGGTTACCGTTTATGAAACATTACCTATTCTATCCGTTTGCCGCCTGTAGTTGCCAACAACAAAACACCCCTTTGCTTACAATATCTTTTGATGTCTGTAGGTGACGAATGCTCATCGAGATGCTAAGTTTTGCTGTTACTGGTATGCTATTAGATATCTATAAAGGAAGTGAATATACATCGGCACCCCTTGGTTTCTGGAGAAGTATAGTGAATTATAGTTTTCGTATATTGGATCTTGTTTTGGACGTCAAAGCAGATCTAAGTAACACTTTCTTCTCTATGAAAAACCATCAGAGGTTTTCGTTTTATCTTTCGTGTTgcattcatatttttatttttgttttcttgatGTTGTTAGAGCTTGTTAAACTTTAGCAATGAAAATGGCATTAAGGTGGGTCATGTATTCATGTTGTTTTTTGCAAGTCGTATTAGGTCACATAACTGTTAATATAAAGGCCAGGGAAAACTGTGTAAATGACAGGTGCGTCATGTCATGTCGTAAGATGGGTCACGTCGTTTTTAGCAAATCGTAATCCAATAACAAATTATAAACGATAACTACTTTCATATACTCTATGAACAACATTAACGATATTGTTTATTAGAGAGAAGAAGATGGCGAGAATTGTGAATTTACAATTGTAAACTTAATTTACTTGGGTTGTATGTAACGCGGTCACGCCCTTGCAGACCTGGCCATGACCTCTATGTGAAATACCGCTCCAGCTGAAGTTTGGGGGCGTGAGAAGATTTGGGCGTGATCTGCTTAATGCTGCAACACTTGCATAAACACATTTGAGAAGGGGTAATTAATTTAGAGGGTTAATAAAAAAACATGTGTAAGTTAACTTTATGAGTGGTCGGTAGTGAACTTGTGAAACCATTACAGACTAGAGGTGAAAAAATGCAAGTGAGAGCTCATAACTACGTGGCTGTGACATGACACTCATTTTTTTTTCACATGGTAGTAAAAACGGGTAAAACCATTACATATATAGCTTTATGATTAAGAATCTAAGGATTTTGACCGTCTGGGACGACCCAATGTGGTCACAACGGCAAGGCTAAATAAGCATTTTCCTTATTGTGTGGAATAGGACATTTTATAAGAAGTAGATTCTTAAAAATGATCTGTCAAGCCCTTTTAAATTTTGTTCTAAGATGCTTTTTGTTTTGAAACGTTAAAAAAATTCAACTATGTGCTTTCTTAATCGTTATGTTAAATTGTTAATGCATAAGAGGTTGTTTCAAATCTAGTTTTCTATTCCTTTTTGATGAAGTTTACTTTAAAATTATGTATGATATATGATATTCGGATTTAGGTTATTTGGATAAGTTTATTTTATGGTTTATAGGATGGGAAGGTGAGTATGGACTTTAGAAGAACTACGTATTTTATGGTTTATATTTTAAGTTGTATGTGAAACACTTTAGAAGAACTATATAGTTTTGATTAAAAAAGTCTTGTGTTGATCTACAGTTCTACATCATTTAACTGATTTCAACCCTCTCATTCTACGTTTGAGACACATGATTATTGTATTGTTAGAACATGGTAAGTGTGTAATGTAAAATCATCATAACTTTTGGGTTTTACCTTTGAAACACATGATTATTGCATTGTTAGAACATGTTAATGCTAAGTGTGTAATATAAACTCATCATAAGTTTTGGGTTTTACCTTTTAGTAGATACATGAATGTAAAGTTTTTCTAAgaagtttcaaattttattatTACAATTTTACCACTATATCATGATACCACACCCACTCATAGGGCCGGCAATtctgacacgaacacgataacacgacacgaacctacacgaagttaacaggtttcgtgtttgaccttaacaggtttcgtgtctaaacaggtcgACACGATAAGACCTATTTAAATTTCGTGTCTAAACAAGTTAAAACCCGTTAACCTGTTAAGACCCGTTCATGACATGCTAagaatttaaattaaaaaaatataccaGGTATGTCATGTGAGAAGCGGGGTGGGTATATCCTAATTTTGAAATTCATTCTTCAATTCACGCTCCAAAGTGCAAAGTCCAAACCCTAAAAAGATCTCTACAGCAGCCGCAATCGATCGACGAACAAGAACAACCATCGACGACCAGCATACGTTCAGCCATCAATCGACGAACACGTTCAACATACGTTCAGCCATCAATCGACCAGCATACGTTCAGCCATCAGCCGCAATCAATCGACGAACAAGAACAACCATCGAAGACCATCATACGTTCAGCCATCAGGTAAGTTAAAGATACTTGATTTGTGTTGTTGTGTTCATCTGTTGTCATTACATGTCCAGTTTCGTATGCACTGATTTGTGTGAATATACTTGGTAAACTAAAAGATGAAGGTTGTCATTACA from Helianthus annuus cultivar XRQ/B chromosome 7, HanXRQr2.0-SUNRISE, whole genome shotgun sequence includes the following:
- the LOC110868226 gene encoding F-box/FBD/LRR-repeat protein At5g56420, whose amino-acid sequence is MKRKSTITHTSNIYNDVEHEDQQDRLSSLPDVLLIYIFSFIDTKLALQSQILSKRWVNLWTLLPVLNFDYSFLQRFDHFIHKVLTYRNASIKLDALNIKLTDYNTMATVFNYALVNRVSNLSIDTSDYLTKYRPIQCLNGTDSLRKLELKGMFEFGRFSVCSGLVKLRLERVKIVESDPFSCFPNLKELCLVNCKVGFDLAVLEVIGFELLRLTISSCFYHPVPYEKLVLLTPKLKVLEISGLIPMSFEACELPGLDTVHIDCCFSFVRSFDRIVQQPDEEEQKVNLIKMFWCIRNAKCIHLSPSTVKLLSLSHEKLVEEPCPFVNLKVLNLIPPPNKPVGELHSSVATYLLKGSPRAVVKSLPR